In one window of Leptospiraceae bacterium DNA:
- a CDS encoding DUF445 family protein produces MKNEKLEFKQLEEFFHKWYHKFIPEKEQETNVLITTTSSRKNYFLVFLKILPWLSGFVFLITLFYDPFEGIILQIPWRQNPLYLEGVLRMLAVTGLVGYGTNYIAIRMLFHPRKKRPLLGQGLIPASKIKIAQRLGEAISKEVINPQLVVKQIKERELIKKYLIKFNQSLKETIELQEFQEDLIHVIESSVNNLLKSEDFRKNLRSIIDGLDLDNLKGIEGGLFKLYKFFVGNQEVSKKIEEMILKVEIKLDPYQKKVQEFLKKLPELINNRQENIELMILNTVLFLMERIDIKSVIVNNLLEFDELRLEKLILYSTSEQLEYIQYLGCFLGILGGFLIWIPLESFVFFVIVGFLVFFLDEFLYRKSQTQEKLKIKD; encoded by the coding sequence TTGAAAAACGAAAAATTAGAATTTAAACAGTTAGAAGAATTTTTTCACAAATGGTATCATAAGTTCATTCCAGAGAAAGAACAAGAAACGAATGTATTAATAACCACAACAAGTAGTAGAAAAAATTATTTTTTGGTTTTCTTAAAGATATTACCCTGGCTCTCAGGCTTTGTGTTTCTCATCACGCTTTTTTATGATCCTTTTGAAGGCATAATTCTACAAATCCCTTGGCGTCAGAACCCTTTGTATTTAGAAGGGGTTTTGAGGATGTTGGCGGTTACGGGCTTGGTGGGTTATGGAACCAATTACATAGCGATTAGGATGCTTTTTCATCCTAGAAAAAAACGTCCATTACTGGGACAAGGATTGATTCCTGCAAGTAAAATAAAAATTGCTCAGCGTTTGGGTGAAGCCATAAGCAAAGAAGTTATCAACCCTCAATTAGTGGTAAAACAAATCAAAGAGCGAGAACTTATCAAAAAATACTTAATCAAGTTCAATCAGTCTCTAAAAGAGACAATAGAGCTCCAAGAATTCCAAGAGGATCTAATACATGTTATTGAGTCCTCTGTAAATAACTTGCTTAAATCCGAAGATTTTCGAAAAAACCTCAGATCTATAATTGATGGATTAGATTTAGATAACCTCAAAGGAATAGAAGGTGGCTTATTCAAACTCTATAAATTTTTTGTGGGTAATCAGGAAGTGTCCAAAAAAATAGAAGAAATGATTCTCAAAGTTGAAATCAAATTAGACCCTTATCAAAAAAAAGTTCAAGAGTTCCTAAAGAAACTACCTGAACTGATTAATAACCGCCAAGAAAATATTGAATTGATGATATTAAATACCGTGCTTTTTTTAATGGAGCGAATAGATATAAAAAGTGTCATTGTGAATAATCTTCTGGAATTTGATGAATTGCGTTTAGAGAAACTCATTTTGTATTCTACTTCTGAACAATTAGAATATATCCAATACTTGGGATGTTTTTTGGGAATTTTAGGAGGATTTTTAATTTGGATACCATTGGAGTCTTTTGTTTTTTTTGTTATTGTGGGTTTTTTGGTCTTTTTTCTTGATGAATTTTTATATCGAAAATCACAGACTCAAGAAAAATTAAAAATTAAAGACTAG
- a CDS encoding SMR family transporter encodes MSPTTLIVLIVAILLNAFANVFLKASAIYENDGSLIKKIFNLWLILGILSFGLAFLFYRYVLKEIPLSIAYPIMTTSGFAVVLLVSRFLFHEKLALVQWIGIGFLILGIWLIASKS; translated from the coding sequence ATGAGTCCCACTACATTGATTGTGCTGATTGTTGCGATTTTGTTAAATGCATTTGCGAATGTGTTTCTCAAAGCCAGTGCTATTTACGAAAATGATGGTTCACTGATAAAAAAAATTTTTAATCTTTGGTTGATTTTAGGAATTTTGAGTTTTGGTCTGGCTTTTTTATTTTACCGTTATGTTCTTAAGGAAATCCCCTTGAGTATTGCATATCCTATTATGACAACTTCTGGTTTCGCAGTTGTGCTTTTGGTCTCGAGGTTTTTATTTCACGAAAAGTTGGCGCTCGTTCAATGGATTGGGATTGGATTTTTGATTTTGGGGATTTGGTTGATTGCCTCAAAGTCCTAA
- the hslU gene encoding ATP-dependent protease ATPase subunit HslU codes for MLTTNKNKPQDEVLKEVEQLTPKQIVQELNKYIIGQDRAKKIVAIAIRNRLRRQKIQDERLRDEIYPKNIIMIGPTGCGKTEIARRLAKLTKAPFVKVEATKFTEVGYVGRDVDSIIRDLVANAVNLVKKEFEREVEEKAKRNVEERIIDILLSKNKKKEQRPSEEEKNPFTVIRTILEMSQLGRDIQAGQSPREKQESMSSDDVLLREALREQIRRGDLDSYEIEIDVPTPVMPMVQVVGGPNLEEIDMQLQNLFGDFFPKKNKKKKVTIAEAKQLLFQDEVDKLIDQDKVKAEAIRRTEQLGIVFIDEIDKIAGRGNVHGPDVSREGVQRDLLPVVEGSTINTRYGPVKTDHILFIAAGAFHSSKPSDLIPELQGRFPLRVELDELTKEDFKRILTETENSLIKQSIKLLETENVELEFTEDAIEEISRIAYELNSKTENIGARRLHTVIEAILEDISFEAPDLPQDQRKVRIDANYVREKLSPIMKDRDLSQYIL; via the coding sequence ATGTTGACTACTAATAAAAATAAACCTCAAGACGAAGTTTTAAAAGAAGTCGAACAATTAACACCCAAACAAATCGTTCAAGAACTCAATAAATACATCATTGGTCAAGATAGAGCTAAAAAGATTGTTGCCATAGCCATACGAAATCGATTGCGAAGACAAAAAATCCAAGACGAACGTTTACGAGATGAAATCTACCCCAAAAACATCATCATGATAGGACCAACAGGATGTGGAAAAACAGAAATAGCCCGACGCTTAGCCAAATTAACCAAAGCTCCTTTCGTTAAAGTAGAAGCAACAAAATTTACTGAGGTTGGTTATGTAGGACGGGATGTGGATTCTATTATAAGGGATTTGGTGGCTAATGCAGTGAACTTAGTAAAAAAAGAATTTGAAAGAGAAGTAGAAGAAAAAGCCAAACGGAATGTTGAGGAACGAATCATTGATATTTTATTATCCAAAAACAAAAAGAAAGAACAACGACCCAGCGAAGAAGAAAAAAATCCCTTCACGGTGATTCGAACCATTTTAGAAATGAGTCAATTAGGAAGAGATATCCAAGCTGGTCAATCTCCCCGAGAAAAACAGGAGTCCATGTCTAGTGATGATGTGTTATTACGAGAAGCATTGCGAGAACAAATTCGAAGAGGAGATTTGGATTCATATGAAATCGAAATTGATGTTCCCACACCCGTCATGCCTATGGTTCAAGTAGTGGGAGGTCCAAACCTTGAAGAAATTGATATGCAACTCCAAAATCTTTTCGGGGATTTCTTTCCAAAGAAAAACAAAAAAAAGAAAGTCACCATTGCAGAAGCTAAACAACTTCTCTTCCAAGATGAAGTAGATAAACTCATTGATCAAGATAAAGTCAAAGCCGAAGCCATCCGAAGAACAGAACAACTCGGAATTGTATTTATCGATGAGATTGATAAAATAGCTGGTAGAGGAAACGTTCACGGACCTGATGTATCAAGAGAAGGAGTTCAAAGGGATCTTCTGCCAGTGGTGGAAGGTTCTACTATCAATACTCGTTATGGACCTGTAAAAACAGATCACATTTTGTTCATCGCAGCTGGAGCATTTCATTCCAGTAAACCCTCGGATTTAATCCCGGAACTACAAGGACGTTTCCCATTACGGGTGGAGTTAGATGAACTAACCAAAGAAGACTTCAAGCGAATACTCACAGAAACAGAAAATTCTTTGATCAAACAATCAATCAAACTCTTAGAAACGGAAAACGTTGAACTGGAATTTACTGAAGATGCCATTGAAGAAATTTCCCGTATTGCATATGAGTTGAACTCCAAAACAGAAAACATTGGAGCAAGAAGACTCCATACGGTGATTGAAGCTATTCTTGAGGATATTTCTTTTGAAGCTCCAGATTTACCTCAGGATCAAAGAAAAGTCCGAATTGATGCAAATTACGTTCGAGAAAAACTCTCGCCCATCATGAAGGATCGAGATTTAAGTCAATATATCTTGTAG